The Deinococcus radiotolerans genomic sequence GGCTACGTGAACGCCGCGCGCCGGCTGGCCGTTCTGCTCCGGGAGTACGTCGATACCCTCCACATCCTGGTTCCGCACAAGGCCATCTCGGCAGGTACGCTGATCTGCCTGGCTGCAGATGAGCTCGTCCTGACTGGCCTCTCCGAGCTCAGTCCCCTGGATCCGAACGTCAGCTCAACTCAACCCCAACCGGGCATGCCTTCGAGCGTCTCCTCTGCCGACAGTCACGCTTACCTTGACATGGCAGAAGTGTGGTTCGGTCTGGACCGTGCGCAGCATGGGCTTGAGCTGTTCAAATTGCTAAACCAGAAATTTTTTCCGACCTCGCTGAGTTCGTTCTACCGGTCCGAAGAGCAGATGCTCAAGTACTGCCAGGGGTTCCTCTCGCACAGCATGCCGGGCGCCGCAGTCGCACAGCGGCAGGCGGTCGCTGAACACCTGGTTCGCGGATACGGCTCGCACGACTGCGTCATCACGCGTGCGGAGGTCATGGCGTTGGGCCTGAACGTCCGCGCGGCAGGCGTGGAGGAAGAACGCGTTGCTCTCGAACTCATCCAGGCGTGCCGGACCATCACGACAGCCGACGAAACCCTAAGCGCACACAACGCGGTCATGGCCAGTGAGGTGTTCCTGGCCACCCATGACCCCCTGCCGGTCGGCGCGCCTCTGGGCGAGGGTGACGATGTCCCGGTTGTACCTGGCTTCACCGTGGAGGCGCAGCGGACGCCTTGGCGCATCCGATGAGCACAACACGGACAAGGGGTGCGGGCGGGGCACCTTCACCGAGGAACTTCAGTCATGGATGAACCGCCGACTGGTCGGCCCGT encodes the following:
- a CDS encoding SDH family Clp fold serine proteinase produces the protein MHGLTAHIEALQSLLDMPVMVYATTPGRFKPVEDSDVEILHRCVVMTLAGQRRLTLVLHTTGGYVNAARRLAVLLREYVDTLHILVPHKAISAGTLICLAADELVLTGLSELSPLDPNVSSTQPQPGMPSSVSSADSHAYLDMAEVWFGLDRAQHGLELFKLLNQKFFPTSLSSFYRSEEQMLKYCQGFLSHSMPGAAVAQRQAVAEHLVRGYGSHDCVITRAEVMALGLNVRAAGVEEERVALELIQACRTITTADETLSAHNAVMASEVFLATHDPLPVGAPLGEGDDVPVVPGFTVEAQRTPWRIR